From the Gadus morhua unplaced genomic scaffold, gadMor3.0, whole genome shotgun sequence genome, the window gcagaggcagggagaggagacaaggaggcagggagaagagacacagagacaaggagaggagtcaCGGATGCAGGGGGAGCCCGGTCCCAcaaagaggcagaggcagagagaggagacaaggaggcagGGCCATCAGTGGCAGGACAGGAATTGCAGTGCTACGGGTGCAACCAGCTTGTGGAGGCAGCACATTTTTCAGAGCACCTGTCCGACCACCATACTGAGGAGACGTGTGACACCTGTGGGGCCAAGGTGGAGGGTACTGTTGGTCTTTTGAACCATATTCAACAGGTTCACTATGCAGGATTCGTTATGCCATCGATGCAAAAGCCAACAGTCCTAACATCGAAGCCAACGCCATCACCACCGAAGCCCACACTACTACCACCGAGGCCAACtccatctctgctccctccttcaAATAGCTGTGCCGCGCCATACCACACTGCAACTCCACCTAAACCAACTCCAGTAGTTTGGAAAGGTTTTCTTCCCGATCAGTTTCGGAAAGTCATCCAACCGGCAGATCAGGTGTGGATTGCCAAGTGTCTATATGAGCCTACAGGTCAGCTCAAGCAGAAATTTGAAGCCTGCTGGTTTCACCCCCCACTGGAGCCCAAACCCTCTCGTCCTGAGCCTGGGTGGTACCACCGGCAGAGGCTGTTCATCTGGGCACCCATGAGGATGTGGGGGATTTCCTTAAAATGCCCAAAATGTTCCGGGAAAATGAACAGCTCCGGCATATACAGAAAGGTCAGGGAGGTGATCGATGTGGATAGCCGCTATTACCTAGTGGGAGGGGACTATCCACGTTGCAGCAAGTGTTTGAACCCTTCCCTCTTAGTCCCTTCCCATGGAGCCAGGATATTCTGTCCCAGTTGGATGTGGCACACAGGAGCCTGTTCCCCGCTGTCCTCACCACCCAACTGGCTCTGGACAGGAAAGCAGTGACTTTCCTCAAGCCAAGGACCAGTGGAAACAGTTCCTCCTACCTCCAGTCTGCGATGGAAGAAGCGCACAGTGAGGAGTGGGCACGGCAGACCATCCGCTACCTCTCGGACTGTGAGCGGCACAAGAAAATGGCTACCTTCATCCCCTCTGCAGCTGTCTATCTTCCTCCACCAACCTTCAGGCCCCTTCCACTTGCTCAATGGTTTGAGACGGTCCACTCCAACGACATTCTCAGCCATCTGGATGAGATGAAGGGAGTGATCACTTCTACCTATGGTAGAATTCTGAAAATGGATTCAACAAAGAAGGTTAGCGTAAAaactatataaaatataaaatgtataattacAAAACAGGAAATTGGTTTACTTCttagtgcttgtgtttgttttacagatCACCAAGAAGCTGGCTGGCGGGATCGGGGACAGTGCGGCATGGATGTCCAATATCAGAAACGAGTTAGGCCAGGTCCTGAACTCTGTTCTGACGTCGGGTGAAGGTGCAGGGTTGGAAGAGTTGTGCCAAGGCGTCGTCACTCGGTACTAGAATGCAGGCCAAGCTGAACCTGAGGCCATCTATGTCGACCGAGACTGCTGCAGCCAGTCAGGTGGgtgaaaatcacacacacacacacacacacacacacacacacacacacacacacacacacacacacacacacacacacgcaattggGAATTTGCTTAATCATGGTGTAACCACACACAGGGTTAGGTTGGTCTATgtaattatgttgttttttacagGCGTGTCTTCAGTGGCTAAGCTGTTTCACCCATGGCAAACTACAGTGCGCTTGGACAGCTTCCACTTCATGAGGCGCTTTAACTGCGGCCTCACAACAGAACACCACCCTCTGTATGGTATTTTCTGTGCCAAGCTTTCCTCCTGCATTTTTGCACGGGACCAGGAGGATGTGCAACGCCTGAAGGAGGCCAAGAGAGAAGAGTGGAAGAGCAGCCACAGCGGGCATACTCCCACTGAGGAGCAGCTCATGGCCACCATCAGTCCAGGCGAACTGAAGAGGCACTGCAGGAGGAGGACCCGTGGAGTGGAGGAGACGCGGGGCATGATCTCAGGGCTGCTGGAATCAGTGTGGGAGCTGACGGACACCACAGGGCTGCGTCTGGTGAGCCATGACAGCATGCGCCATGTCTGGGAAGTGCAGCAGAAGCACCTGGAGTGCCTCCAAGACCCTGCAGGTGTGGCACTGTACACGAAGGTGGGGACACTCCAGAAGGGCGGCAAAGAGTTGGACGTCCTAAGGTGTGGTAGGGGGTCCTCCTCCCTGGAGAGTTTTCACAAACACCAGTGCGCTTTTATTCCAggtacatttctttttttaatgttcttttCTGTTAGGACAGAGAATGTGTTGTAATTattcaaaataacaaaatgacCACTGTCGGGTATTCATGTGTATTCACTTTACAATAATGGTTGACTAAACATAGTATTTATTGTTCCTTAGGCTGGCGGTGCAATGCTgttcacacacagatgtacatgcTGGAGGGAGTATCGAGGTGGAACATGGGCCGGGCCAAGGAGGCAGTAGATGTGGAGGGGGCCTCAACCCTCAGAAGCTTTGATGTCCGCTTGATGTCCCACCTCAGCAACTTAAGCCAGCGCGTTCTTGGTTCCACTCTGGTGCCAGAGTTCACTCCACCCGGGAAACCTACTAGTAAGAGAGATCTCAGAGCAACACTGATTGACCAGAGTAttacatcccctcctcctctttttcttaGGCACCCCCCCTATTCAGAGGACATGCATTTCTATTGCGCGAAGATTGTGCTATTCATGTAAgggatggatgtgtgtatgtatgtcctTTCTTCATCTTTGTGTTTTTACTGGTTACAGGCGAGCGCATAGCAGTGGAGTATTTATTGGCCCAGACCAACAGAGGTGACCTGCTGGCTCCAAATCAGGTCCCTGAGGTCCCCTCGCAGGTacttgaggaggaggatgagccgGATGACACCATCAGCATGACTGACATTCTGTGCCAGTCAGCTGCGATAGGGGCTGGTGATCCTCCAGGTGCTGTGGTGGGTGACGCTGAACCCGGACCCCTCGTCACACAGGTCAATAACACTTTCTATAACACCTtactcaaaaacacaaaatttGACCGAAGTAAATGTGGTTACAGGTCTTCAAAATCCCCTTGCAGGTGCAGGTGcttgaggcggaggaggagccagatgacACCATCAGCATGACTGATCACACAGGTGATCCTCCAGGTGCTGTGGAGGATGACGATGAACCCGGACCCCTCGTCACAGAGGTCAATAACACTTTCTGTAACGCCTTACtcaaaaacacaatatttaaCTGACGTAAATGTGGTTACATTTTAATAAGATAAATGAATGTAAAATCAGCATTGCTCACATATTAGAAACAAGAGTGTACATTTATTTGCttggtttttctttttctcacttATCAATTTTCAGACCAGCCAATGTGACTCAAGGGGCGTTGTGGGATGGGATGCGGTTGATAACCTTGCAGGCTACCTAGTTGGCTTGAATCGCACCATCACTGCCTTGTCAATGAAGGAGGAGGCGGACATAGTCCAGCTATATACAGCTCTCCATGACATGGACAAGAAGCATTCAAGGTACAAAATAGTAATTATTTTGTACACCAGAATTAAACATACATTCCATGGAATGAATGAAGAATATGGATGTCTCTTTCACCGTTTAGCTACACCCAGAAGGCTAGAAAGAAAGGACAGACATCAGGAGGACCATGGAGAGCACCGAGGAGGCCGAGTGGCTCTGCTCCTGGACAGCAGGCGGC encodes:
- the LOC115538683 gene encoding uncharacterized protein LOC115538683, whose product is MTKPGKPDSYWRDLCIKYAQGLYRFSTGKRPGAKKWKKALENIDACHCRAIVVVRICSGEAFSAPVASTSPFPWSQDILSQLDVAHRSLFPAVLTTQLALDRKAVTFLKPRTSGNSSSYLQSAMEEAHSEEWARQTIRYLSDCVSSVAKLFHPWQTTVRLDSFHFMRRFNCGLTTEHHPLYGIFCAKLSSCIFARDQEDVQRLKEAKREEWKSSHSGHTPTEEQLMATISPGELKRHCRRRTRGVEETRGMISGLLESVWELTDTTGLRLVSHDSMRHVWEVQQKHLECLQDPAGVALYTKVGTLQKGGKELDVLRCGRGSSSLESFHKHQCAFIPGWRCNAVHTQMYMLEGVSRWNMGRAKEAVDVEGASTLRSFDVRLMSHLSNLSQRVLGSTLVPEFTPPGKPTSERIAVEYLLAQTNRGDLLAPNQVPEVPSQVLEEEDEPDDTISMTDILCQSAAIGAGDPPGAVVGDAEPGPLVTQVQVLEAEEEPDDTISMTDHTGDPPGAVEDDDEPGPLVTETSQCDSRGVVGWDAVDNLAGYLVGLNRTITALSMKEEADIVQLYTALHDMDKKHSSYTQKARKKGQTSGGPWRAPRRPSGSAPGQQAAE